The genome window ATGGTTGAGCATCCACTCGGAACTGACGCCGGGGATGCGCTTGAACTCGACCAGCACCAATTCGCCCTTGGGTCGGAGCGCCTTGTGAATGGCCGCAAGCATGGGGCCGGGTTGCTCGAAATGATGGTAGGTGTCGCAGAGAAACACCCGGTCCACGGAGCCCGGAGGAAGCCGCGGGTCATCCGGCGCGCCCAGGACCGGGACCACCGGGCTGTCCCCGCTGGCCGCGGCGCGGCCGCGAAGATGGGCGACCAGCGCCGGAGAAATATCCACCGCGTAGACGAGGCCGGTTGGGCCGACGACCTCGGCGAACAGGAAGGTGAACAGCCCGGTGCCGGCACCAATGTCGGCCACCCGGGCTCCGGGCTTCAACCCGACGATCGTCACGATCTCGTGGCGGTGGTCATAGACCTCGCGTCCCTCCCGTTCGAACCGTTCCACCCAGGAGTTGGGGTCCATCCCGGGATTCATGAAGTCGGCATTGATCGCCGGCGCCGCCCCCTGGACCGCCGGCATCGAAGGAGGTGGGGTGGACTGACAACCGGCGGAGAGACAGACCATCAGTCCGGCGAGCATCCACACAGGCGCTGGCGATGGTCGCAAGTGCATGCCGTGGTTGTGGCACATGCGGCGCCCGTCGGGCAGCCCAAATCCCGCGGCGTGGCAATCCCTTGCCGGACGGCTCCCCGCTCAGATGGGCCTGGCGGACCTTGCCGCGTCCACCGCGGATTGCCGACCACGTCAGGGGTTTGGTCAGCGCCACGAAGACCTTGTCATCGCCGACGCAGCTCCCTGCCGTGTGGCGTGGGTTCGTCGTGAGAACGGAACCTGGGTGGTCGTGGCAAACGACGCGCGGGCAGGCACCGTTGTTGGCGAGGCCCCCCTATCCGAAGGTGTTAGCGGGTGGCGCTGGCCAAGGTAAGCGGATCGTGATGGAATCCCCCCAAGCCTCGAAATCCGTCCGTTGACGTATGAACACCCGTTGCCTCGCCCCGCGGTATTGCGTCCTGCTCGCCGGCATGGTGGTGCTGGCCCACCCGCAGACGGCACAGCAACTCCGCTGGATTCAGGATGGGCACCTCGAGCTGTCCGACGGGCGCGCGGGCACCACGTACCAGTTGGAGGAGGCGTCCGCGCTCGCCCCGGGAATGACCTGGGAGAAGGTTGGCCCGCCGCGCGTGGCAACGACGGCCGGCCCGGTCGGATGGACCGTGGAGCCCGCGGCCGCTACGCGGTTCTTCAGGGTGTCCGCTTCCGGTGGGGATGTCGGTATCAAGGAGGCCGCCTTACGGGTGTTGACGGAGGTCATCCGGCCCTCCGAACAGGCCGGGCTCGTCCTGGGCCTGCGCTGGCCGGAACCGCTCGCGGCCGGCGCGGTGATTCGGTCCGCATCCCCGGAAGGTCCTCCCGGGGCATGGCCGGTGGATGAGCCATCGCACTTTTTTGTGGTGGACCACGCCCCGGCTCAGAAGCTCGGGCATCCGTTCACCTACGTCCTCGTCGGTCGAAATACAGGACAGCTCAGCACCCGGACGGCGTTTGCACCGCCGGAGGTGGATGGCGTGGGCCGGTTGAGCCGCCTGCGTGAGCGATGGAATCCGGCGGTCCGGTTTTTCCCGGCGTCTTTTGGCGACGAAACACCCCCGCTGGCCGGGTTTGTCGAACTCGAGTTTGGGGATGCCGAACCCGGGTTCCCGGTGTTGCCCGCACCGCCGCCGGCCGTGGCCGGTGCCGCGGGCGCCCAAGTTCCGGGCAGCCGGGGCAAACCCATCACGGACTGCACAAAGACGCCGGGACGGAAGGTCGCGGTGGTGATCGCCTCGGGCGCCGATGACGAGATCCAGAATGACGCCAGGGACATGGCTGCGTTGCTGGCACGCATGGGATTCTCGATCACCGCATTCAACTCCGCTTCGAACACCCTCAGTGAGGTGACCACGGGCATTGAGCTCGCGGGCCGCGGGCTGGGGCCCTGTGACAAGTTCTTCATCTACATCTCCTCCCACACCCAGTTGGTGGACGACAACGACGACGGCAAGCCGGACGGCCTCCCGTTCCGCCTCGACTACGGGTTGGGCCACGCGACCAAAACCACCTGGTCCTGGCTCAGCCGGCATCCCAATTCACTGCCCGCATTGCTCCGAACGAACCTGTCGGGAAGGATCAACCTGATGCTGGACACCTGCTTTGCCGAGGCAATGCCCCTGTGGCTGGAAAAGGACAAGGTCGAACCACCCCCGGGGGTCGAGTGGAACATCTTCTGTTCCTCGGAGGCCTTCAAGACATCCGCCGGTGCGACGACGCTGGATTTTCTCCTCGATTACGGCAACGACGAGGTCCACAGCCAGTACACGGGGCGAATTCTCGAGCAGATCGGGGCGGCGGAGCGTGCGGGACTGGTGGACACGGACGGCGACGGCGTATTGTCCGTGGACGAAATTGAAGCGGCATTTCTGGCGGCACAGGATGTGGTGGCCTCCGAACTGTTCAGTGGCCAGGGGCCGAAGCTCCACCAGCGTCGGGGACCCGTACCCGAGGCGCTCGAGGATTCGGTCACCGTCGCCCCGGCGCAACCGGTCCGGGTGGACGTGTCGGCGAACGACAGCTTTCAGCGTTCAGCGACGTTCACGCTCGTCGAAGAGCCGGCATTGCATCCGGACCTGTATTCGTGGAATCCGGCAACGGGAGAAATGACCCTGACCGGGCTGACGGCGCAGTCCCAAGTCACCTTCAGTTACCGGCTCCGGAATGGGAACCTTGAAACGGATCCGGTGAGGGCCACCGTGCGGTTTGATCCGCGCCGCAATTACCTGGAGGAATTCCTGGAGGCCGTCCCGGATTCCGACCGGTTGCGTGTGCCATGCATCCAGCTCGATGGACTCGACTACCCCGTGTACCAGTTCCTCCTGACCAACAGTCCGACCGACCACTGCACGGAGCCGCATTGGCATGCGCACCGTCCGGTGTTTCCCGTGAACGCGACCGGGGCGCCGGGACGCACCGACCCCAATCCTCCGTCCTGCGGCTTTGGCACCATCCGGGAGCGGCCGGTGATTCTGGTCGAGGTGACCCGGGATGTGTGGGCCGACTTCCTGCTCGAACACCTGCCGCCCTTCTGAACGCTCCGCCCTTTGCCGCGCCCGCAACGCCATGTTCAGGGCCCGCGGTGGCGCACCAGTTCAAGGAACTGGTGCTCGTCGTCGGGGGCAACCGGCAGGGAAAGGGTCCGCACATAGCCGTCGCCGGCGAAACCATCCACACGTGTCCGGGCGGCGGAATCCAGGCGGCTGCGAAGGTAGAGCTCGTACGTGGCGCCGTGCTGCGTGGCGACCGTCGCTTCCAAATGGCTCCCGACCAGGCGCGCACCTCCAAACGAGGTGTCGGGATCGGGAAGAACGCGGCGGAGACGGAAGGAACTTTCGGTTTCGGGCCGGTTCGCTTCCATGGTGGCGAGGACCACGGAGCCATCGGGCATCAGTGCCATCGAGCGAACCTCCGGAGGATTGTCGAATCGCCGGCCAAAGGTGAGTCGAAATGTGTCGTCAAGGACTCCGCTTTCACGCCAGCGCACGAGTTCCAGGTGGCTGTTGGACCGGCGAAGAGCCGGTGCGATCACTCCGCCCTGGGGCAACAGCACCATGTTCATGTCCAGCAGCGAGTTGGGGGAGAGCCCGGGGACGGAAAGATCCGCGAGATCAAACGCCGCCACCGGGCTTCCGTCCGCATCCAGATGCTGCGGTGGCAGCCCGGCCAACAGGGAATCTCCGGGCAGGACGAAGAACTGGTTCCACGGGGTGGCGTCCGGGCTGAACGTCGGATCGAGGGCCCCGTCCGGCATCAGGCGCTGGAGTCCGAACGTCCCGAGCTTCAGGAGTGGATTGTCCGGCGATTCCCGGAAACCGGCGATCACAATGCGATT of Verrucomicrobiia bacterium contains these proteins:
- a CDS encoding methyltransferase domain-containing protein, whose amino-acid sequence is MHLRPSPAPVWMLAGLMVCLSAGCQSTPPPSMPAVQGAAPAINADFMNPGMDPNSWVERFEREGREVYDHRHEIVTIVGLKPGARVADIGAGTGLFTFLFAEVVGPTGLVYAVDISPALVAHLRGRAAASGDSPVVPVLGAPDDPRLPPGSVDRVFLCDTYHHFEQPGPMLAAIHKALRPKGELVLVEFKRIPGVSSEWMLNHVRAGQEVFEAEIMSAGFRKVGEPLRLEDNYVTRFRRVSQ